In the genome of Tripterygium wilfordii isolate XIE 37 chromosome 19, ASM1340144v1, whole genome shotgun sequence, one region contains:
- the LOC119985439 gene encoding protein FAR-RED IMPAIRED RESPONSE 1-like: protein MEVVNDRHTLCGEAILEGSKKMMYNGSESSDSSVEGLGAIDLDDSEAPMVGMLFQDLDEVFGYYKRYGQRKGFSVKRMTVNKDKDGMIKYVTFTCGRSDKCISKSENFVNPRSNAKNECKARMSARIAKDGKWEISKFLDVHNHAMSPTQSRYFSCNRDINTHVKRQLEINDIAGIRPNKSHNAQVIGAGGHENLHFLEQDTRNLLAKVRRLRLGEGDANAIQSYFMKMQSHNDGFFSLIDWDDNGRLKNVFWADPRSRAACREFGDVITFDTTYLTNKYDMPFAPFVGVNHHGQSILLGCGLISNEDTDTFIWLFSAWLACMHNVHPVGIITDQDRVMKNAIAIVFPETRHRLCLWHILKKVPEKLGSYNEYEQTTYALGEAVYESQSTMKFEGSWNMMIENFNLQGNSWLGTMYAEREMWVPIYVKISFGLFVEQYNNALRNKAEKESVADFNSYHKHLNCATSYLMEKQMLDLYTESKFKEFQKELTGLLYCMIKSVMRNEMFEFRGILCRHALTVLIRNGEEKIPPHYIFRRWRKDIRRYHTRVKVHYEGMKITDDQQRYDEMCSLFTKLADLAADNVDNYNYVTHWVEDATKKMNVSHVVGFTPGSSSNDPIPKRGKGRPPSLRKKKIFKKKRLQPGTPIQCTNGNLDSSNMG, encoded by the exons ATGGAAGTAGTGAATGATCGGCATACACTGTGTGGGGAAGCAATTTTAGAGGGATCAAAGAAGATGATGTACAATGGTTCTGAAAGTTCAGATTCAAGCGTTGAAGGGTTGGGAGCCATTGATCTTGATGATTCAGAGGCACCGATGGTTGGAATGTTATTTCAAGACTTGGATGAGGTGTTTGGATATTACAAGAGATATGGTCAAAGGAAGGGATTTTCTGTGAAGCGCATGACTGTTAACAAGGATAAGGATGGTATGATTAAATATGTTACATTTACTTGTGGTAGATCAGACAAGTGTATTTCAAAGTCAGAGAATTTTGTGAACCCTCGGTCAAATGCCAAGAATGAGTGTAAGGCTAGAATGAGTGCGCGTATAGCCAAAGACGGGAAGTGGGAGATAAGCAAGTTTCTGGATGTGCACAATCATGCAATGAGCCCAACTCAATCAAGGTATTTTAGCTGCAATCGCGACATTAACACACATGTTAAGCGACAACTTGAGATTAATGACATTGCGGGGATTCGTCCTAATAAAAGTCACAATGCTCAGGTGATAGGGGCTGGAGGACATGAGAATTTGCATTTTTTGGAACAGGATACTCGTAATTTGCTTGCAAAAGTAAGGCGTTTGAGGCTTGGTGAAGGAGATGCAAATGCAATTCAAAGTTATTTTATGAAGATGCAATCGCATAATGATGGGTTTTTTTCATTGATAGATTGGGATGACAATGGCAGACTTAAAAATGTTTTCTGGGCTGATCCAAGGAGTAGGGCAGCATGTAGGGAATTTGGGGATGTTATCACCTTCGACACGACATATCTTACGAATAAGTATGATATGCCATTTGCACCGTTTGTTGGTGTCAATCACCATGGGCAGTCAATATTGCTTGGGTGCGGGCTGATTTCCAATGAAGATACTGACACTTTTATTTGGCTATTTAGTGCTTGGCTTGCGTGCATGCATAATGTTCATCCAGTCGGTATCATAACTGACCAAGATAGGGTAATGAAGAATGCTATTGCCATAGTCTTCCCTGAAACTAGGCATAGATTGTGTTTGTGGCACATTTTGAAGAAAGTGCCTGAGAAGTTGGGATCATACAATGAGTATGAACAAACAACATATGCATTGGGGGAAGCGGTATATGAATCACAGAGCACAATGAAGTTTGAAGGGAGCTGGAATATGatgattgaaaattttaatttacaaGGTAACTCTTGGTTGGGAACAATGTATGCAGAGAGGGAAATGTGGGTTCCAATTTATGTAAAAATTTCTTTTGGGCTG TTTGTGGAGCAGTATAACAATGCATTGAGGAACAAAGCTGAGAAGGAAAGTGTAGCAGATTTCAATTCATACCACAAGCATCTAAATTGTGCCACATCATATTTAATGGAGAAACAGATGCTAGACTTGTATACTGAGTCTAAGTTTAAGGAGTTCCAGAAGGAGTTGACTGGTTTACTTTATTGCATGATAAAATCTGTgatgaggaatgaaat GTTTGAGTTCAGAGGCATATTGTGTAGGCATGCGTTGACTGTGTTAATTcgtaatggtgaagaaaaaattcCACCTCATTACATTTTTCGACGATGGCGTAAAGATATCAGGAGATATCATACTCGGGTTAAAGTCCATTATGAAGGCATGAAAATCACAGACGATCAACAACGATATGATGAGATGTGTAGTCTATTCACTAAATTGGCGGATTTGGCTGCAGATAATGTTGACAACTATAATTATGTAACTCATTGGGTTGAAGATGCCACGAAGAAGATGAATGTAAGCCATGTGGTTGGGTTTACACCAGGTAGTAGCTCTAATGATCCGATTCCAAAGAGAGGGAAAGGACGTCCACCATCtttaaggaagaaaaagatATTCAAGAAGAAGAGATTGCAACCAGGGACACCAATACAATGCACAAATGGGAATTTG GACTCAAGTAACATGGGATGA
- the LOC119985319 gene encoding serine carboxypeptidase-like 51: MEKHSLVCLFLVFSFTLQYSYTTIATRTTTSGQGLERWGYVEVLTKVHLFWWHYESPFRVKDPSTPWPTILWLQGGPGGSAVALGNFIEIGPLNGHLQPRHYTWLRKADLLFVDSPAGTGFSYVEDETLLATTDEGAATELLFLLKDLFSRFEFLQESSLYIFGESYGGKIAVVLGLAVVEAIHAEELTFQLGGVVLGDSWISPEDFVFSWGSFLKYMCRIDDNGLEASNDLAQKVKGHLENHEYKEATSTMFDLQNKIREHSNNVDFFDLLVDHGTMVVDVNLSSLMNDIIRTKLQIIPHNIIWEYLPKKIPDGFSEEYMKPRIDEVDQLLAKGVSVTVYNGQLDLICSTKGAEAWVEKLRWRGLKSYLKLNRVPLYCENDRRTTNGFRRKYDNFTFYWILMSGHNVPAYQPCIAFQMMAEIIGSPSLSR; this comes from the exons ATGGAGAAACATTCCCTTGTATGCCTCTTTCTGGTATTTTCATTCACTTTACAATATTCATATACAACTATTGCAACAAGAACGACAACAAGTGGTCAAGGGTTAGAGCGTTGGGGCTATGTTGAAGTTTTGACGA AGGTTCATTTATTTTGGTGGCATTACGAGAGTCCTTTTAGAGTTAAAGATCCATCCACACCATGGCCGACAATTTTATGGCTTCAGGGAGGCCCG GGTGGTTCAGCAGTTGCACTCGGAAATTTCATAGAAATAGGACCACTAAATGGACATTTACAGCCCCGTCATTATACATGGCTTCGAAAAGCAGATCTCTTATTTGTG GATAGTCCAGCGGGAACAGGCTTCAGTTATGTCGAGGATGAAACCTTGTTGGCTACAACTGATGAAGGGGCAGCAACTGAGTTACTTTTCTTATTGAAAGATCTCTTCAGCAGATTTGAATTCCTCCAAGAAAGTTCTCTTTATATATTTGGAGAGTCATATGGAGGAAAAATTGCAGTTGTTCTTGGATTAGCAGTTGTTGAAGCTATCCATGCAGAAGAATTAACATTTCAACTTGGGG GAGTTGTTTTAGGAGACAGCTGGATTTCTCCTGAAGATTTTGTG TTTTCATGGGGATCTTTTCTAAAATACATGTGTCGTATCGACGACAACGGTTTAGAGGCATCAAACGA TTTGGCTCAAAAAGTAAAGGGCCATCTTGAGAACCACGAATATAAAGAAGCAACTTCAACAATGTTTGATCTACAAAATAAAATTCGTGAGCACAGTAATAATGTG GATTTCTTTGACTTATTGGTGGATCATGGTACAATGGTGGTCGATGTTAACTTGTCTAGCTTAATGAATGACATTATTAGAACAAAACTACAAATTATTCCACACAATATAAT TTGGGAATATCTACCCAAAAAAATTCCTGATGGCTTTAGTGAAGAGTACATGAAACCTAGAATTGACGAG gttgaCCAGTTGTTGGCCAAAGGCGTGAGTGTCACCGTATACAATGGACaa CTTGATCTCATATGCTCAACCAAAGGAGCAGAAGCATGGGTCGAGAAACTTAG GTGGAGAGGCTTGAAATCGTATTTAAAGTTGAATCGTGTTCCATTGTATTGTGAAAATGATAGGAGAACAACAAACGGGTTTCGAAGAAAATATGATAACTTTACTTTCTATTGGATTCTCATGTCTGGTCACAAT GTTCCAGCGTACCAACCATGCATTGCTTTCCAGATGATGGCGGAAATTATTGGATCCCCGAGTCTTTCAAGGTAA
- the LOC119985436 gene encoding serine carboxypeptidase-like 51, with protein sequence MEKHFPFCLFLVFSFTLQYSYTTIATRTTTWSQGFEHWGYVQVLTNVHLYWWHFKSSIRDEDPSTPWPTILWLQEGPGGLRVALGNFLEIGPLDGHLQPRHYTWLRKADLLFVDNPAGTGFSYVEDETLFTTSDERAATELLFLLEDLFNRFEFLQESSLYIIGESYRRKIIVTLGLAIAVPRRNFATRTTTGGEKFERWGYVEVLKGVHLFWWHFMSPFRVNNPSTPWPTVLWLQGGPGISAVASGNFIEIGPVDEHLRFRRYTWLRKVDLLFVDSPAGTGFSYVEDEALLATSEERVATELLFLLKDLFNRFEFLQESSLYIFGESYGGKIAVTLGLAIVEAIDANELTLKLGGVVLGDSWISPEDFVFSWGPLLKDMSRLDDSGLNKSNDSAQKIKHHLEKHEYKEATSTLFELRNRILKHSNNVDFYNLLLDHGTMKINVDMFRLMNGRIRSKLGIIPTNVRWEDQIERFREALSEDYMKPRIKEVDQLLTKGVSVTVYNGQLDLICSTKGTEAWVKKLSWNGLKSYLNLERDPLYCGNDMTITKGFRRKYDNFTFYWILMSGHNIPLFQPCIALQMVAEITKSPSPH encoded by the exons ATGGAGAAACATTTTCCTTTTTGTCTCTTCCTTGTATTTTCATTCACTTTACAATATTCATATACGACTATTGCAACACGAACTACAACATGGAGTCAAGGGTTTGAGCACTGGGGCTATGTTCAAGTTTTAACGA ACGTCCATTTGTATTGGTGGCATTTTAAGAGTTCCATTAGAGATGAAGATCCATCCACACCGTGGCCTACAATTTTATGGCTTCAAGAAGGCCCG GGTGGTTTAAGAGTTGCACTTGGAAATTTCTTAGAAATAGGACCACTAGATGGACATTTACAGCCCCGTCACTATACATGGCTTCGAAAAGCAGATCTCTTATTTGTG GATAATCCAGCTGGAACAGGCTTCAGTTATGTAGAGGATGAAACTTTATTCACTACCAGTGATGAAAGAGCAGCAACTGAGTTACTCTTCTTGTTAGAGGATCTCTTCAATAGATTTGAATTCCTCCAAGAAAGTTCTCTTTATATAATTGGAGAGTCGTACCGAAGAAAAATTATAGTTACTCTTGGATTAGCAATTGCAGTTCCTCGAAGAAA TTTTGCAACAAGAACTACAACGGGTGGTGAAAAGTTTGAGCGTTGGGGCTATGTTGAAGTTCTAAAGG GAGTTCATTTATTTTGGTGGCATTTTATGAGTCCTTTCAGAGTTAACAATCCATCCACACCGTGGCCAACGGTTTTATGGCTTCAAGGAGGCCCG GGTATTTCAGCAGTTGCATCTGGAAATTTCATAGAAATAGGACCAGTTGATGAACATTTACGATTTCGTCGATATACATGGCTTCGAAAAGTAGATCTCTTATTTGTG GATAGTCCAGCTGGAACAGGCTTTAGTTACGTCGAGGATGAAGCCTTATTGGCTACAAGTGAGGAAAGGGTAGCAACTGAGTTACTTTTCTTGTTGAAGGATCTCTTCAATAGATTTGAATTCCTCCAAGAAAGTTCTCTTTATATATTTGGAGAGTCGTATGGAGGAAAAATTGCAGTTACTCTTGGATTAGCAATTGTTGAAGCTATCGATGCAAACGAATTAACGCTTAAACTTGGTG GAGTTGTTTTAGGAGATAGCTGGATTTCTCCTGAAGATTTTGTG TTTTCATGGGGACCTCTTCTAAAAGACATGTCTCGTCTCGATGACAGCGGTTTAAACAAATCAAACGA TTCAGCTCAAAAAATAAAGCACCACCTTGAGAAACATGAATATAAAGAAGCAACTTCAACATTGTTCGAGCTACGAAATAGAATTCTTAAGCACAGCAACAATGTG GATTTCTACAATTTATTGCTGGATCATGGTACTATGAAGATCAATGTTGACATGTTTCGCTTAATGAATGGCCGTATTAGAAGTAAACTAGGAATTATTCCTACGAATGTACG TTGGGAAGATCAAATCGAAAGATTTCGTGAAGCCTTAAGTGAAGACTACATGAAACCTAGAATTAAGGAG GTTGACCAGCTATTGACCAAAGGCGTGAGTGTCACCGTATACAATGGACAA CTTGATCTCATATGTTCAACCAAAGGAACAGAAGCATGGGTCAAGAAACTTag TTGGAACGGCTTGAAATCTTATTTAAACTTGGAGCGTGATCCATTATATTGCGGAAATGACATGACAATAACAAAAGGGTTTCGAAGAAAATATGATAACTTCACTTTCTATTGGATTCTCATGTCTGGTCACAAT ATTCCATTGTTCCAGCCCTGTATTGCTTTGCAGATGGTGGCCGAAATTACAAAATCCCCGAGTCCTCACTAG
- the LOC119985172 gene encoding CBS domain-containing protein CBSX5-like yields MAERLLSHVVSDLCLGKPALRSLSVTATVADALSALKRSEDSFISVWSCSHGGGLNEEEECKCVGKICMVDVICYLSQEKNLLSPSLALKSPVSVLLPEAPGLVMHIEPFSSLLEAIDLILKGAQNLVVPIKTRRRVDHKQKHLQANHGGREYCWITQEDMMRFLLSSIGLFSPIPALSIESLDIISTDIITIDYLSPASEAIEPISRSLSNQTSVAVIDPDGILIGEISPSTLSCCPETVAAALTTLSTGDLMSYIDCGGPPEDLVKVVKERLKKKGLERMLEEFSITPSSPNSPLSSSDEESSNGGVIRSGKYSRSLSYSARMVRRAEAIVCNPGSSLVAVMIQAIAHRVNYVWVIEDDCSLVGIVTFCDMLKVFRDQLESVD; encoded by the exons ATGGCAGAGAGATTGCTATCGCATGTAGTGTCTGACCTCTGTCTGGGAAAACCCGCACTGAGGTCCCTCTCTGTCACTGCCACCGTCGCCGACGCCTTATCGGCTCTCAAGAGATCCGAGGACAGCTTCATCAGTGTCTGGAGCTGCAGTCACGGTGGTGGATTGAATGAAGAAGAGGAGTGTAAATGTGTAGGCAAGATTTGTATGGTTGATGTGATTTGTTATTTGTCACAAGAAAAGAACTTGTTGTCTCCTTCTCTGGCTCTCAAATCGCCTGTCTCTGTTCTCCTGCCTGAAGCTCCTGGACTTGTCATGCACATCGAACCCTTTTCAAG CTTATTAGAAGCAATTGATTTGATCCTCAAAGGAGCTCAAAACTTGGTAGTACCAATCAAGACCAGGAGAAGAGTTGACCACAAACAGAAGCACTTACAGGCCAACCATGGAGGCAGAGAATATTGCTGGATAACACAAGAAGACATGATGCGGTTCCTCTTAAGTTCAATTGGTCTCTTTTCACCTATCCCTGCACTTTCAATCGAGTCTCTCGACATTATCAGCACTGACATTATAACAATCGATTATCTCTCCCCTGCCTCAGAAGCAATTGAGCCAATCTCTCGTTCATTGTCGAACCAAACATCTGTCGCCGTAATCGACCCTGACGGGATCCTAATCGGCGAGATTTCTCCGTCCACGCTCTCCTGCTGCCCGGAGACGGTGGCAGCTGCATTGACAACACTGTCTACAGGGGACTTAATGTCCTACATTGACTGTGGTGGACCTCCAGAGGACCTTGTAAAGGTAGTGAAGGAAAGGTTGAAGAAGAAGGGTTTGGAGAGAATGCTTGAAGAATTCTCAATAACCCCATCTTCCCCAAACTCACCATTATCATCTTCTGATGAGGAATCAAGTAATGGTGGAGTTATTAGGTCAGGGAAGTACAGTAGGTCTTTGAGTTACTCAGCTAGAATGGTTAGAAGAGCAGAAGCAATAGTTTGTAACCCAGGAAGCTCACTTGTGGCAGTGATGATTCAAGCAATTGCACACAGAGTGAACTATGTTTGGGTCATTGAAGATGATTGTAGTTTGGTTGGTATTGTTACATTCTGTGACATGTTGAAGGTTTTCAGAGATCAATTAGAGTCCGTGGACTAG
- the LOC119985438 gene encoding serine carboxypeptidase-like 51 → MEKHSLICLFFVFSFTLQCSYKTIATRNTTGGDQGLESWGYVEVRKKVHLFWWHYKSPFRVEKSSAPWPTILWLQGGPGGSGVVLGNFLGMGPLDGQLKARKYSWVRKADLLFVDSPAGTGFSYVEDDTLLATSDEGAATELLVLLKNLFNRFKFLQRSPLYIFGESYGGKIAVVLGLAVVKAIHENELTLKLGGVVLGDSWISPEDFVFTWGPLLKDMSRIDDKGLSTSNHLAQEVKRHLENHKYKKATSTMFNLQQIIREHSNYVDFYDLLVDRGTKRINVDMPSLMKDFIRKKLEIIPENIIWVNEPKKVRNAFMKEYMKPRIDEVDQLLAKGVSVTIYNGQLDLICSTKGAEAWVKKLRWNGLEYYLSMDRDPLYCGNDKTITKGFRRKYGNFTFYWILMSGHNIARYQPRFALQVVAEITRSPSVF, encoded by the exons ATGGAGAAACATTCCCTTATATGccttttctttgtattttcatTCACTTTACAATGTTCATATAAAACTATTGCAACAAGAAATACAACAGGTGGTGATCAAGGGTTAGAGAGCTGGGGCTATGTTGAAGTTCGAAAGA AGGTCCATTTATTTTGGTGGCATTATAAGAGTCCTTTTAGAGTTGAAAAATCATCCGCACCATGGCCAACAATTTTATGGCTTCAAGGAGGCCCT GGTGGTTCAGGAGTTGTACTTGGAAATTTCTTAGGAATGGGACCACTAGATGGACAATTAAAGGCTCGTAAATATTCATGGGTTCGAAAAGCAGATCTCTTATTTGTG GATAGTCCAGCCGGAACAGGCTTCAGTTATGTCGAGGATGACACCTTATTGGCTACAAGTGATGAAGGAGCAGCAACTGAGTTACTTGTCTTGTTGAAGAATCTCTTCAACAGATTTAAATTCCTCCAAAGAAGTCCTCTTTATATATTCGGAGAGTCATATGGAGGAAAAATTGCAGTTGTTCTTGGATTAGCAGTTGTTAAAGCTATCCATGAGAATGAATTAACGCTTAAACTCGGCG GAGTAGTTTTAGGAGATAGCTGGATTTCTCCTGAAGATTTTGTG TTTACATGGGGACCTCTTCTAAAAGACATGTCTCGTATCGATGACAAGGGTTTAAGCACATCAAACCA TTTGGCGCAAGAAGTAAAGCGTCACCTTGAGAACCATAAATATAAAAAAGCAACTTCAACAATGTTTAATCTACAACAAATAATTCGTGAGCACAGTAATTATGTG GATTTCTATGACTTATTGGTGGATCGTGGCACTAAGAGGATCAATGTTGATATGCCTAGCTTAATGAAGGACTTCATTAGAAAGAAACTAGAAATTATTCCTGAAAATATAAT TTGGGTAAATGAACCCAAAAAAGTTCGTAATGCTTTTATGAAGGAGTACATGAAACCTAGAATTGATGAG GTTGACCAGTTGTTGGCCAAAGGTGTGAGTGTCACCATATACAATGGACAA CTTGATCTCATATGCTCAACGAAAGGAGCAGAAGCATGGGTCAAAAAACTTAG GTGGAACGGCTTGGAATATTATTTAAGCATGGATCGTGATCCGTTATATTGTGGAAATGACAAGACAATAACCAAAGGGTTTCGAAGAAAATATGGCAACTTTACTTTCTATTGGATTCTCATGTCAGGTCACAAT ATTGCACGGTACCAACCACGTTTTGCTTTGCAGGTGGTGGCGGAAATTACTAGATCCCCCAGTGTTTTCTAG